A section of the Desulfomonile tiedjei genome encodes:
- a CDS encoding SIS domain-containing protein, translated as MRKAEPLKSEILEIFKESIRLQEHFLKENLDVLDETTHALAGVLGRGNKIMLFGNGGSAAQAQHVAAEFVNRYMIDRPPLPALALSTDTSVITSISNDFSYSDIFEKQIKALGREGDAAVGISTSGKSVNVLKALQASRNLGIITVGIGGPAASPIKDACQYYLGVEGGTTPRVQEVHSIILHAMVEVVDTILFGVGKEH; from the coding sequence ATGCGGAAGGCCGAGCCCTTGAAAAGCGAAATTCTGGAAATCTTCAAAGAGAGTATAAGGCTCCAGGAACATTTCCTAAAAGAAAACCTAGACGTCCTAGACGAAACAACGCATGCTTTGGCAGGGGTGCTGGGCCGCGGAAACAAAATCATGCTCTTCGGTAACGGCGGATCAGCCGCTCAGGCACAGCATGTTGCAGCTGAATTCGTGAACAGGTACATGATCGACCGACCCCCACTGCCGGCCCTGGCGCTCAGCACCGACACTTCCGTGATCACTTCCATATCGAATGATTTCAGCTACTCGGATATATTTGAGAAACAGATAAAGGCCCTTGGCAGAGAAGGCGATGCCGCGGTAGGCATAAGCACGTCCGGCAAGTCCGTTAACGTCCTTAAAGCACTTCAGGCCTCACGGAACCTGGGCATCATAACCGTCGGCATCGGTGGCCCCGCCGCGAGTCCGATTAAAGACGCCTGCCAGTACTACCTTGGTGTGGAAGGCGGTACCACTCCCCGAGTCCAGGAGGTTCATTCGATCATTCTCCACGCCATGGTGGAGGTTGTTGACACAATACTTTTCGGGGTGGGCAAGGAGCATTAG
- a CDS encoding RNB domain-containing ribonuclease, which translates to MHVQKNDVVDYYDGRKISCGLILDLDDRRLRLLTDQGKEVKISPNRVLISEKHPQFPLVRSRDDQVRALKEISARREELKGRIDLKELWEVVGPETGEIDSRDLAELVFSARPDPDGPASLLRAIFEDRLYFKIRPEGIEIPSPERVEQALLQREKERERQNFVARSAELLARLKDSEEIDPASAPEGLIEMLEEAALYGREWAEVKPIKDMFSHAGLGPRWDPFRVLVKLGVWHEDENVSLRAERIPVEFSPEAEKLAGEAALKPLPAFVEDLSDRNVITIDSEFTRDVDDALSIEHEGDDVVIGIHITDVANFVEHDSELDAEIRQRATSIYLPEMTIPMIPPVLSEQAASLSVGQARPALSVMVRLGSDFSVKDFRIVRSKILVRERLSYEEADARILEADSAEAKMFAVASALREGRVASGALIFKDLELSVRIAEDGDIEVSTRDRETPAQILVSEMMILANNLFARFMRDQKLPGIYRVQPPPLEKVELSERHDPVLSYRCKKSLARGSLGTEPEPHSTLGLDVYTTATSPLRRYPDLLVQRQVISALDTGRPLLSRDELDRILDQISYRVERAALVERERQRYFLLKYLMAKRRGDEFEAVVLQKFPRFHLVQITEFGINAALNTPNNLALNPHDRAIIRIEKISPREDKLSLALVKLL; encoded by the coding sequence ATGCATGTTCAAAAAAACGACGTTGTCGATTATTACGACGGTCGCAAGATTTCATGTGGATTGATACTCGATTTGGATGATCGCCGCTTGAGGTTGCTCACTGATCAGGGCAAGGAGGTGAAGATTTCACCGAATCGAGTGCTTATCTCCGAAAAACATCCTCAATTCCCGTTGGTGAGAAGCCGTGACGACCAAGTTAGGGCGCTCAAGGAAATTTCCGCACGCAGGGAAGAGCTAAAAGGCCGCATTGACCTGAAGGAGCTTTGGGAGGTGGTAGGCCCGGAGACCGGCGAGATCGACAGCAGAGATCTGGCGGAACTGGTCTTTAGCGCGCGACCGGACCCCGACGGGCCGGCATCTCTACTCAGAGCCATTTTTGAAGATCGGCTTTACTTCAAGATTCGACCGGAGGGAATCGAGATCCCCAGTCCGGAAAGAGTGGAACAGGCTCTTCTCCAAAGAGAAAAAGAAAGGGAGCGCCAAAATTTCGTCGCTCGTTCCGCGGAGCTTTTGGCCCGATTGAAGGATTCTGAGGAGATTGATCCGGCTTCAGCACCCGAGGGATTGATCGAGATGCTCGAAGAAGCAGCCCTGTACGGACGTGAGTGGGCTGAGGTGAAGCCGATAAAAGACATGTTCTCGCATGCAGGGCTCGGCCCCAGGTGGGACCCGTTCCGCGTCCTTGTCAAGCTGGGGGTGTGGCATGAGGACGAGAATGTAAGCCTCCGCGCGGAAAGGATACCCGTCGAGTTTTCTCCGGAGGCCGAAAAACTGGCTGGGGAGGCTGCGCTCAAACCGCTACCCGCGTTTGTGGAAGACCTCTCTGACCGCAATGTTATTACCATAGATTCCGAATTCACTCGCGATGTGGACGATGCGCTCTCCATAGAGCACGAAGGTGACGATGTCGTCATCGGCATACACATAACGGATGTCGCCAATTTCGTGGAACACGATTCCGAGCTTGATGCGGAGATCCGGCAGCGTGCCACGTCCATTTACTTGCCCGAAATGACCATACCGATGATCCCGCCGGTCCTCTCCGAACAGGCCGCCAGCCTGTCAGTCGGTCAGGCCCGGCCCGCTCTGAGCGTCATGGTCCGGTTAGGAAGTGATTTCTCGGTTAAGGACTTCAGAATCGTCAGATCGAAAATCCTTGTCCGAGAAAGGCTCTCGTACGAAGAAGCCGATGCACGAATATTGGAGGCGGATTCCGCGGAAGCAAAAATGTTTGCCGTGGCCTCGGCCCTGAGAGAAGGACGCGTAGCGTCCGGCGCGTTGATCTTCAAGGACCTGGAATTGTCAGTCCGAATAGCCGAGGACGGCGACATAGAGGTATCCACCAGAGACAGGGAAACCCCGGCCCAAATCCTGGTGTCCGAGATGATGATTCTGGCGAACAACCTCTTCGCCAGATTTATGAGGGACCAAAAACTTCCGGGAATATATCGCGTCCAGCCCCCTCCTTTGGAAAAGGTGGAACTCAGTGAGCGACATGACCCGGTCCTATCTTATCGCTGCAAGAAATCGCTGGCTCGAGGGAGCCTGGGCACCGAACCGGAGCCGCATTCAACTCTCGGCCTGGACGTTTACACTACAGCAACCTCTCCTCTACGTCGCTATCCCGACTTGCTGGTGCAACGACAAGTTATTTCGGCTCTGGACACGGGCAGGCCTCTTCTGTCAAGGGACGAGTTGGATAGAATTTTGGATCAGATTTCATATCGAGTGGAGAGGGCCGCGCTGGTTGAGCGAGAGCGTCAAAGATATTTCCTTCTGAAATACTTGATGGCCAAGAGGCGGGGTGATGAATTTGAGGCCGTGGTTTTGCAGAAATTTCCCCGCTTTCACCTGGTGCAGATAACAGAGTTCGGAATTAATGCCGCTTTGAATACTCCGAACAATCTTGCGCTGAATCCCCATGATAGAGCTATAATACGTATAGAGAAAATCAGTCCAAGGGAAGACAAGCTAAGTCTCGCCCTAGTGAAGTTGTTGTGA
- a CDS encoding protein kinase gives MAEKKVAIRIIPTPATQDISHKTLLKLARIVKVDPEAFRDRISSGKALTLIAEDHPKVEELVTLIRSVGFSVTTGPTEDPARRGHGRIGRPRAGVKEPETEWKVGDVIENLYEVQRIKQGGMGAVYVVRHRRWNTMMAVKSLLPRLIENEDERALFVKEAETWIDIGFHPNIASCYYVRNIQESPRIFIEYIDGGSISEWLSIRRPVGWDLVIDLMVQVGDGLDHAHSKGLVHRDVKPANCLMTKEGILKVTDFGLTKRQSPAAALESHGLETAVTSREEITAAGMGTPGYMAPEMWIPHSEVGPQADVYAFGVMFFEICCGRKPFILKPGESRSKLALAHVKMEPPKPSALRPDIPPQVEKVILQCLRKSPEDRYPSFLAMREELETVYEKRFKTRYPRERPDEIKLIPDALNNRAVSLMDLNHEEEAEEALKRALESDPHHPEAVYNHGVLGWLRSGNPDWDIVMRMEEVVTTPEYLGRASQLLGRCLLILGDATRALQACERSLSAEDATEEWLKPYAIALIGAGQDKDAVSHLGTYLKEFPDDDEAIGWLVGALVRNGQMEEASSRLQSLSKGSDIAGLKPEDFAVRFKYSGLSETMVIDGHPGWVTCVSHFPRSQALITGTRDRTLKIWDTVTGEEKKTFTLVGEPPVALWISPDESLVAIASSHHTAPVKVLDLASGRFVGNLLAQDRVTSVGFSPDGKSIFTVEDKGVVRVWETAQFKVAITYKVPSHSAAAISFDEQSNPEFFVAGLDRIVKKVRPSDPEALPFEKGHREPITALKASPDGRIVLTAGRDKQAIAWDASTGRIASAFQPHQEYISEIAINPVRRQAATYDPKAGIKVWDLATAAVFRTFPPGDAEINCMAFTPDGEGLMAGGKDMTLRIWPVHGRTIVPSLALAKVRAAKKQMKSDRKFRVMVEAAAKAIKRGAYATAYSMLEGSRQVPGYERSDIALELIIRMKNHGTRIGLRGGWNRKTTDTGSGVRNLLFSPSGISFLTAQADHTVRLWSTKTGDCLKVLKGHTNLVASVCFSVSGREAASGSDDRSVRIWDLNTGKNLAILKGHSDSVSTIAYSPDGTLLLSGSWDGSLRLWRHPEGNLVKTLKGPNDKITSAGFLGGADRIVSAGFDGTLKMWDVPSGRILRELKGHKDKVMSLAVSPGSDLLLSGSMDGTARVWDLRTGGAIRVLEADKGGVRTVAFSPDGMFLVTGGNDGVLRVWNVERGGLLREFQGHSREITSAGFSPNERFVISSSADGLVMIWELDWEWRFDERKTDPRPDQFA, from the coding sequence ATGGCTGAGAAAAAAGTAGCCATTCGAATAATCCCCACTCCTGCCACACAGGATATCTCCCACAAGACCCTGCTGAAATTGGCCAGGATCGTCAAGGTGGACCCGGAGGCCTTCAGGGATAGAATCTCCAGCGGCAAAGCCTTGACCTTGATAGCGGAGGATCACCCGAAGGTCGAAGAATTAGTGACCCTGATCAGGTCGGTCGGTTTTTCCGTCACCACAGGACCGACTGAAGACCCTGCAAGGCGGGGCCATGGGCGTATAGGAAGGCCACGAGCCGGCGTTAAAGAGCCTGAAACCGAGTGGAAGGTTGGAGACGTAATCGAGAACCTCTACGAGGTCCAAAGGATCAAGCAGGGAGGCATGGGCGCTGTCTACGTGGTTCGTCATCGCCGATGGAATACCATGATGGCCGTCAAGTCGCTGCTACCCCGTTTGATCGAAAACGAGGACGAGCGAGCTTTATTCGTAAAAGAAGCTGAGACCTGGATTGACATAGGATTTCACCCAAATATAGCCTCATGCTACTACGTGCGAAACATCCAGGAGAGTCCAAGAATTTTCATCGAATACATTGATGGAGGCTCCATCAGCGAGTGGTTGAGCATTCGCCGGCCGGTGGGCTGGGATCTTGTGATTGATTTGATGGTACAGGTGGGTGATGGGCTCGACCATGCCCATTCCAAAGGACTGGTGCACAGGGATGTCAAACCGGCCAACTGCTTGATGACCAAAGAGGGAATTCTGAAAGTCACCGATTTCGGTTTGACCAAACGGCAGAGCCCCGCAGCGGCACTGGAATCCCACGGCCTGGAGACCGCCGTCACCTCCAGGGAAGAAATTACTGCTGCCGGCATGGGTACGCCCGGTTATATGGCCCCGGAGATGTGGATCCCTCATTCCGAGGTAGGGCCCCAAGCGGATGTTTACGCCTTCGGAGTCATGTTTTTCGAGATCTGTTGTGGTCGCAAGCCTTTTATTCTCAAACCGGGCGAGAGTCGCAGCAAGCTGGCCCTGGCCCACGTGAAAATGGAGCCGCCCAAACCGAGCGCTTTGCGACCCGATATTCCGCCGCAGGTGGAAAAAGTTATTCTCCAATGCCTGAGGAAGAGCCCGGAAGATCGCTACCCGTCGTTTCTGGCCATGCGGGAAGAACTGGAAACGGTCTACGAGAAAAGATTCAAGACACGATACCCTCGTGAGCGTCCTGACGAAATAAAACTCATCCCGGACGCGCTCAACAATCGAGCTGTTTCTTTGATGGACTTGAACCATGAGGAAGAAGCTGAAGAGGCCCTGAAGAGGGCTCTCGAATCCGACCCTCATCATCCCGAGGCGGTTTACAATCACGGAGTTCTCGGCTGGCTGCGTTCAGGCAACCCGGACTGGGACATAGTGATGCGGATGGAAGAGGTCGTGACAACTCCGGAATACTTGGGTCGTGCATCACAATTGCTGGGCCGGTGTCTACTGATCCTCGGGGACGCCACCAGGGCTTTGCAGGCCTGTGAGCGGTCTTTGTCGGCGGAGGACGCCACCGAAGAATGGCTCAAGCCTTACGCGATTGCCCTGATCGGAGCAGGCCAGGACAAAGACGCTGTAAGCCATCTTGGCACATATCTCAAGGAATTCCCCGATGATGACGAGGCCATTGGGTGGCTGGTCGGCGCGTTGGTTCGGAATGGACAGATGGAGGAGGCCTCCTCCAGGCTGCAATCTCTGTCCAAAGGGTCCGACATAGCGGGTTTGAAGCCGGAGGATTTCGCGGTCAGATTCAAGTACTCAGGATTGTCCGAAACAATGGTTATCGACGGCCATCCCGGCTGGGTAACTTGTGTTTCGCATTTTCCCAGGTCTCAAGCCTTGATCACCGGAACACGCGATCGCACCCTTAAGATATGGGACACTGTGACCGGGGAGGAGAAAAAGACGTTCACACTGGTCGGTGAACCTCCCGTGGCTCTCTGGATTTCTCCCGACGAGAGTCTGGTGGCCATAGCGTCATCTCACCATACGGCCCCCGTGAAGGTGTTGGATCTAGCCTCCGGACGTTTTGTCGGGAACCTGTTGGCGCAAGACCGTGTAACCTCAGTAGGTTTTTCGCCGGATGGGAAGAGCATCTTCACGGTGGAAGACAAGGGAGTTGTGCGGGTCTGGGAAACCGCGCAGTTCAAAGTTGCGATCACTTACAAAGTGCCGTCGCATTCGGCAGCAGCCATCTCATTCGACGAGCAGTCAAATCCGGAATTTTTTGTCGCGGGACTGGACCGTATTGTGAAGAAGGTGCGCCCCTCGGATCCTGAGGCCCTGCCTTTTGAGAAGGGACACCGAGAACCCATTACAGCCCTGAAAGCGTCCCCTGACGGCCGTATTGTGTTGACGGCCGGCCGTGACAAGCAAGCCATTGCTTGGGATGCCTCGACCGGTCGTATTGCCTCCGCGTTTCAGCCCCACCAGGAATATATCAGTGAAATCGCTATCAACCCGGTAAGGCGCCAGGCAGCAACTTACGATCCCAAAGCTGGCATCAAGGTCTGGGACCTGGCCACCGCCGCAGTCTTCAGGACCTTTCCGCCGGGAGACGCGGAGATAAATTGCATGGCTTTTACTCCGGACGGAGAAGGATTGATGGCGGGTGGCAAAGACATGACCTTGAGAATCTGGCCGGTGCACGGTCGCACTATAGTTCCTTCACTCGCTCTGGCAAAGGTAAGAGCGGCTAAGAAGCAAATGAAATCGGATCGAAAGTTCAGGGTCATGGTGGAAGCCGCAGCCAAAGCTATCAAACGGGGTGCCTATGCAACCGCTTATTCGATGTTGGAAGGGTCCCGGCAGGTCCCGGGCTATGAACGATCCGATATTGCATTAGAATTGATTATCCGAATGAAGAACCACGGGACCCGAATAGGACTAAGGGGAGGATGGAATCGCAAAACCACCGATACGGGGTCAGGAGTAAGGAATCTCTTGTTTTCCCCGTCAGGGATAAGCTTCCTGACTGCCCAAGCCGACCACACCGTACGCCTGTGGAGCACAAAAACGGGCGACTGCCTCAAGGTCCTGAAGGGCCACACTAACCTGGTCGCGTCGGTGTGTTTCTCGGTTAGCGGCCGGGAAGCCGCATCGGGAAGCGATGACCGTTCGGTCAGGATCTGGGACCTGAACACCGGAAAAAACCTGGCAATCCTGAAGGGGCATTCCGACAGCGTGAGCACTATCGCCTATTCCCCGGATGGGACCCTGCTTCTGTCCGGGTCGTGGGACGGCTCACTTAGATTGTGGCGACATCCCGAAGGGAACCTCGTCAAGACCCTGAAAGGACCTAATGACAAAATAACCTCTGCCGGCTTCCTGGGCGGTGCGGATCGAATCGTGTCCGCGGGCTTTGACGGGACCCTAAAAATGTGGGACGTGCCGTCCGGAAGGATCCTGCGCGAACTCAAGGGCCACAAAGACAAAGTAATGAGTTTAGCCGTTTCCCCCGGTTCCGATCTCCTGCTTAGCGGGTCTATGGACGGGACGGCCCGCGTATGGGACTTGAGGACAGGAGGCGCCATACGAGTGTTGGAGGCCGATAAGGGAGGTGTGCGAACCGTTGCCTTTTCCCCTGACGGGATGTTCCTCGTAACAGGAGGTAACGACGGGGTCCTGAGGGTATGGAATGTGGAACGAGGTGGCCTGCTGAGGGAGTTTCAGGGGCATTCCCGTGAAATAACGTCCGCTGGGTTTTCTCCAAACGAGCGCTTCGTTATAAGTTCATCCGCGGACGGCCTCGTTATGATCTGGGAGCTGGACTGGGAGTGGCGGTTTGATGAAAGGAAGACAGACCCCAGGCCTGATCAGTTTGCCTGA
- a CDS encoding CoA pyrophosphatase, with amino-acid sequence MNNDKSSSRDVPCFEKIIRGVLASRDKKALPVEGMTVAAVLMPLFLKNGAPHVLLTKRSDLVEHHKGEISFPGGKLDPTDPDLLHCALREAAEEVGIKPDDVRVIGELDDFYTVATHFLVVPFVGIIPYPYEFKPSEREIADLLGVPLEVFFDPDRMTEAIWMLKGQPISVISYRWQGHNIWGATARIMKHFTEVLEEMPNCGVDNGKNPGASFENT; translated from the coding sequence ATGAACAACGACAAATCATCATCCCGCGACGTACCCTGCTTTGAGAAGATCATAAGGGGCGTCCTGGCATCCCGTGACAAGAAGGCGCTCCCTGTTGAGGGCATGACGGTTGCAGCAGTCTTGATGCCTCTGTTCCTGAAAAACGGTGCCCCTCATGTGCTGCTGACTAAAAGGTCTGATCTGGTGGAACACCACAAGGGCGAGATCTCGTTCCCAGGCGGGAAGCTTGACCCGACAGATCCGGACCTGCTGCACTGCGCGCTCAGGGAAGCCGCGGAGGAAGTCGGAATAAAGCCGGATGACGTTCGGGTCATAGGCGAGTTGGACGATTTCTACACGGTCGCTACCCATTTCCTGGTGGTGCCGTTTGTCGGCATAATTCCATATCCTTATGAATTCAAGCCCAGCGAGAGGGAGATTGCCGATTTGCTTGGGGTTCCCCTGGAGGTGTTCTTCGACCCGGACCGCATGACAGAAGCCATCTGGATGCTGAAGGGCCAGCCGATTAGCGTGATTTCCTATCGTTGGCAGGGGCACAACATCTGGGGCGCCACCGCGAGAATCATGAAGCATTTTACCGAAGTCTTGGAGGAGATGCCGAATTGCGGGGTCGACAATGGGAAGAACCCAGGCGCTTCGTTCGAGAACACTTGA
- a CDS encoding formylmethanofuran dehydrogenase, giving the protein MNLDEVTQMTDLPDFTQDFKDCVRFHGHVCPGLAIGYAAAKAAVAALRVAPSQDEEVVAIVENNSCAVDAVQVLLGCTFGKGNLIFRDWGKQVFTFFDRNTGKGVRVSLRGAMPLREERHALKKKIDAGDATADDRKRWEDLRIRAVNELIGSDGTELFEVREVQIEAPPRAAVVQTLPCEICGEMTVSNRLVEKMGRKICLGCAEAS; this is encoded by the coding sequence ATGAATTTGGACGAGGTGACTCAAATGACAGACCTCCCTGATTTTACTCAAGATTTTAAGGATTGTGTGCGGTTTCACGGACACGTTTGCCCCGGCCTGGCAATCGGTTATGCCGCGGCAAAAGCAGCCGTCGCGGCTCTCAGAGTGGCTCCGTCACAGGACGAAGAGGTTGTGGCTATTGTTGAAAATAATTCCTGCGCTGTCGACGCGGTGCAAGTACTTCTTGGATGCACCTTTGGAAAAGGCAACCTGATCTTCAGAGACTGGGGCAAACAGGTCTTCACCTTTTTCGACAGGAATACCGGCAAGGGAGTGCGGGTATCCCTCAGAGGGGCCATGCCCCTTCGCGAAGAGCGACACGCCCTGAAGAAGAAGATTGACGCGGGTGACGCTACCGCTGACGACAGGAAAAGGTGGGAGGATTTGCGCATCAGGGCTGTCAACGAGTTGATTGGATCCGACGGCACAGAACTATTTGAAGTGCGGGAAGTGCAAATCGAGGCTCCGCCCCGTGCTGCAGTTGTCCAAACCCTGCCGTGTGAAATTTGCGGAGAAATGACCGTCTCGAATCGCCTCGTCGAAAAGATGGGCCGAAAAATCTGCCTGGGATGCGCGGAGGCCTCCTGA
- a CDS encoding AMP-binding protein codes for MNLATNLERSALFFPGRPAISEAGTEISYAQLNDRSNRIATGLIRMGVKPGDRIGLFAPNSADWVAFYFGVLKAGAVAITLSSILRRDELTLLLNHSKPRLVFTADEKLGDLEPLRTSAGFQKTICPDGDVPLQQILEQGTGAFKAVDCVRTDTAAVLYTGGTTGIPKGVMLSHENINAGSHNVAFCEHSSETDRALCFLPFNHVFGQIHIMNATILSCGCVEILPKYDLDQVLEATSTGRVTKFFAVPTIYARLLTIDRIKEKLGRIRYCFSAAASMAAEIVRQWKEQTDLTIHESYGLTESATAVTYNHYYRHVVASVGTTVPGVEVQIRDSAGNRVAQGQEGEICICGPNIMRGYLDNPEETEKAFWEDGWFRSGDIGVFDDDEYLFIVDRLKDMIITGGENVYPREVEEVIYTRPEVQECAVIGLPDKEWGERVTAVVVPRPGREVDWKELQLLLKAQLSPFKVPKECVTVEEMPKSATGKILKRELKKQISGE; via the coding sequence ATGAATTTGGCCACAAACTTGGAACGGTCTGCGCTCTTCTTCCCCGGACGTCCGGCTATTAGCGAGGCGGGGACGGAGATCAGCTACGCGCAGCTCAATGACCGCTCCAATCGGATAGCGACAGGGCTAATTAGAATGGGTGTTAAACCGGGTGATCGCATCGGTCTTTTTGCTCCAAACTCGGCCGACTGGGTCGCGTTCTACTTCGGCGTGCTCAAAGCCGGCGCCGTAGCTATCACCCTATCCAGCATCCTAAGGCGGGACGAACTCACCCTGTTGCTCAACCATTCCAAACCGAGGCTGGTTTTTACTGCGGATGAAAAGCTCGGGGACCTCGAACCTCTGAGGACCTCGGCAGGCTTTCAGAAAACCATCTGCCCGGATGGTGATGTACCCCTGCAACAGATTCTGGAACAAGGCACAGGGGCCTTCAAAGCCGTAGATTGCGTTCGCACGGACACGGCTGCGGTCCTTTACACCGGAGGCACAACAGGGATTCCCAAGGGAGTTATGTTGAGCCATGAAAACATCAACGCGGGTAGTCACAACGTCGCCTTCTGCGAGCACTCCTCCGAGACGGACCGGGCCCTGTGCTTTCTGCCTTTTAATCATGTCTTCGGGCAGATCCACATCATGAACGCTACGATACTCAGCTGCGGATGCGTTGAGATTCTTCCGAAGTACGATTTGGACCAGGTTTTGGAAGCCACAAGCACCGGACGGGTAACAAAATTTTTCGCGGTGCCCACGATTTATGCCCGCCTGCTTACGATCGATCGAATTAAAGAGAAGCTCGGGAGAATCCGGTATTGCTTTTCCGCTGCTGCCAGCATGGCTGCCGAGATAGTCCGGCAGTGGAAAGAACAAACCGATTTGACCATCCATGAAAGCTATGGACTAACCGAGTCCGCGACGGCTGTCACTTATAACCATTACTACCGCCACGTTGTCGCTTCGGTGGGGACCACGGTTCCCGGTGTGGAAGTGCAGATCAGAGATAGCGCAGGAAATCGGGTGGCACAGGGCCAGGAGGGTGAAATCTGCATTTGTGGACCCAATATAATGAGAGGATATCTGGATAATCCCGAAGAAACAGAAAAAGCCTTCTGGGAGGATGGCTGGTTTCGTTCAGGGGACATAGGTGTTTTTGATGATGACGAGTACCTCTTCATCGTTGATCGGCTCAAGGACATGATCATAACCGGCGGGGAAAACGTGTACCCGCGAGAGGTCGAGGAGGTGATCTACACCAGGCCGGAAGTGCAGGAGTGCGCCGTTATAGGACTTCCGGACAAAGAGTGGGGCGAGCGCGTGACCGCAGTCGTCGTGCCCCGACCGGGACGGGAAGTGGATTGGAAGGAACTGCAACTCCTACTTAAGGCACAATTATCCCCGTTCAAAGTGCCCAAAGAGTGCGTAACGGTAGAAGAAATGCCTAAGAGCGCGACGGGAAAGATTTTGAAACGGGAGCTTAAGAAACAGATTTCCGGCGAATGA
- a CDS encoding ABC transporter substrate-binding protein, whose translation MKKCSGTLCLVVALIFTFAMAKAATAQETITVGMSLSPTGPPAIAATSEVLEAGIRDALGIANDEGGINGKKLRHVMQDDQYKPDVGARIFEEMVSKYNPLCFFGSGTPVALATAPLIRDRYKVLYTSTSFSAKLAVSGIPSMFVVGPTYGDQFAVALKYIAQQKKEAKVAFFYSKGPFGEDPLAYGRVMCQRLKMELVGEVAGDIRGGDHTNQIEQLKRQNPDFVIMQGWVGASHATLMKQCRDLGLKSEFVLTVWGADKSVVDALGPDGPTFLAVSPYAYWWMDDVPMIRKVKAYIAKHYPDVTYRPLNYFVTFTAGKVFVECLRKADAAGELNGEGVTKALQSLRDFDTGGLTPPLTIRSNRFPVARVLKSNPSKGTLEPVSDWITFY comes from the coding sequence ATGAAGAAATGCAGCGGGACATTGTGTTTGGTTGTAGCTTTGATTTTCACTTTCGCCATGGCGAAGGCGGCCACGGCACAGGAAACGATTACTGTGGGAATGAGTTTGTCCCCGACCGGTCCCCCGGCTATTGCTGCTACGAGCGAGGTGCTTGAAGCCGGCATAAGAGATGCTCTCGGGATAGCCAATGATGAGGGAGGAATCAACGGTAAGAAACTCCGGCACGTTATGCAGGACGATCAGTACAAGCCCGACGTGGGCGCGAGGATTTTCGAAGAAATGGTGTCCAAATATAATCCGCTGTGTTTCTTCGGGTCAGGGACGCCGGTGGCATTGGCTACTGCGCCGCTGATTCGGGATCGTTATAAAGTGCTTTATACTTCCACCTCCTTTTCAGCGAAACTTGCGGTCAGCGGTATCCCTTCAATGTTTGTCGTCGGGCCCACTTATGGCGACCAGTTTGCTGTTGCGCTCAAGTACATCGCTCAGCAGAAGAAAGAGGCGAAAGTAGCCTTCTTTTACTCCAAAGGCCCGTTCGGCGAAGATCCCTTGGCTTACGGCCGTGTAATGTGTCAACGGTTGAAAATGGAATTGGTCGGCGAAGTGGCAGGAGACATCAGAGGTGGTGACCACACAAATCAAATTGAGCAACTAAAGCGGCAGAACCCGGATTTTGTCATCATGCAGGGTTGGGTCGGGGCCTCGCACGCCACATTGATGAAACAGTGCCGTGATCTTGGACTGAAGAGCGAATTTGTGCTCACAGTTTGGGGAGCGGATAAGAGCGTTGTAGACGCGCTGGGGCCCGATGGGCCTACATTCTTGGCAGTAAGCCCATACGCCTACTGGTGGATGGATGACGTGCCCATGATCAGGAAGGTTAAGGCCTATATCGCGAAGCATTATCCTGACGTCACTTACCGGCCCTTGAACTATTTCGTGACATTCACTGCGGGGAAGGTTTTTGTGGAATGTCTCAGGAAAGCCGATGCTGCCGGAGAGTTGAATGGGGAGGGAGTGACGAAGGCCCTACAATCATTACGCGACTTCGATACAGGGGGACTCACCCCGCCATTGACCATAAGGAGCAACAGATTTCCCGTGGCCCGCGTCTTGAAATCCAATCCCAGCAAAGGGACATTGGAGCCGGTGTCGGACTGGATCACGTTTTATTGA
- a CDS encoding response regulator: MGTTEIITGKRILAVDDEPDVLEMIKAQLEACEVTTASSYEQAEEILSADPFDLVLLDIMGVNGFALLEICREKGFPAAMLTAHSLTVDSVNKALGLGAISFLPKEELANLDVNVAEIFEGLAEGRSHWRKLFDRLGPFFKERLGLTWEEIGKPPNPPWMY; the protein is encoded by the coding sequence ATGGGAACTACTGAAATAATAACAGGCAAGCGGATTCTCGCAGTGGATGATGAGCCGGATGTGCTCGAAATGATTAAGGCCCAACTCGAAGCATGTGAAGTTACAACCGCTTCGAGTTATGAGCAGGCCGAGGAGATATTATCCGCAGACCCTTTTGATCTGGTGTTACTGGATATCATGGGCGTCAACGGATTTGCCCTGCTCGAAATCTGCAGAGAAAAGGGATTCCCCGCGGCAATGCTCACAGCTCATTCCCTCACTGTTGACAGCGTCAACAAGGCCCTGGGCCTTGGGGCTATTTCATTCCTTCCCAAAGAAGAGTTGGCAAATCTGGACGTAAACGTGGCCGAGATTTTCGAGGGGCTCGCGGAGGGCAGGAGCCACTGGAGAAAGTTGTTTGATAGACTGGGGCCCTTCTTCAAGGAGCGGCTCGGACTTACATGGGAAGAAATAGGAAAACCCCCTAATCCGCCGTGGATGTATTGA